The Amblyomma americanum isolate KBUSLIRL-KWMA unplaced genomic scaffold, ASM5285725v1 scaffold_12, whole genome shotgun sequence nucleotide sequence gcttcaagcgatgaagaaaagagtccccgagagccccgctgtcctcctattgttgtaaaccggaccccgcttccgacacGCGCGCAAGCGCCCGAgcgcaggcgcggatatctgacatatACAGATATCTGCGCCGTGCTCGCGCCTGATCGCGCGAcgcgcctcgcgcatgcgcagacaggctccagcgtacgcccgtgcgcgtaggcgctccgcccgtACGCCCgtaataccgcatttacacgggcgaccttaaccacagttaaggtagggtggctagactgggaaggtgtgaaaaccggccggagAAGCTTGGCCCCGCCGCGcaccgatgccgtgtggcggcgctgacggcagaggcgcggtaaggtgagcagccgaaatgagcgcatcgcgtaggctaaatttcTAGCACCGAGGCGAAAATGGGCTTGTTTCGCTTACCGCGCGTTTTTTGtgagtgtcaaagaatgaatctttaccataaaataatgtttcgtcaactcgcatcattattcccgtggaatatgctgcttcacaagcccagtttgcattgcatagctgtactgaagcgcgttttgtgcgtgcacatttcgagacgctgcccaggatgcaaaggacgccgtagtggaaggtttcagaataatttcaaccacttgggtttctttaacgtgcactgactctctgcgttgcgccgccatcgaaacgcagccactacggcgagaagagcaggttgtaatgcgtgccgtaggacctcgAAACTGCAGTCGCGTTGGCTGAAGGCGCCCCAACGCGCGAACCAGTTGTCCCCGATTGtgaacctgtagcatgtatgccagcTTGACGCTCACgtaagcaatctccgacgattGTAGACAATGAAGCAACACATATCTGGtcatgaaaacatttatttacaaaTGAGGGGGAAAACTTTTGCAGAAAGAATCTACAATACACAACGTTTCAGTGTTTTACGCTTCCCTTCACTACCCTCCTGATTTATGCCCTTGAGCAAAAGGTGcatccttgtgaggcaataaaaacgtactactgatgctgtcagcgcaacagaatggtgagagcaaccaatttttggcacacCACTAATAGACTGTAAAATCTCTGCCGCATCTTCGGCATGCAAGCGCGTTCGCAGAACGCATATGTAAGTTTGTCTTCAAGGACCTTTATAAGATTATAAAACGACACTGAGGGATATAAAAGGCCCCCAAGGTTCCACTCATTGGTTGCCTCGGCTGGAAGTTTTTTTGCAATGTTGTctttatcacagagacatgctgCTCTGCAGGCTTCACAATGGGTTGTCAGAACTCGCTTTCTAGCAACATAGCCTGAAATGTAATAGATCAGCCGCGCATCGCTGTGCCGCTCAGCATAGCTGTGGTGGTCTGCGGCCACTTCCATGGCATCAATTGGCAAAGCCTTTACGCTGTCTTCTGCCAGGCTTTCCTTTTCAGCCAGCACCTCCTCGACAGACAGCAATGACTCGAGGACATCCGGCGACACATTGCCGTCCTTAGGGCTCCTTGCCAGACTGTAGAAGCTTAGACACCTGGATGTGCACATGGAACAGTTGTTACATTTATAAGCATGCTGACAGTCTGTAAAACCCAAGTAAAAATTACATACCTTATGATCAGAATGAACTGAGCTGGGGTAGGATGATCATTTGCCCCACTCGTTTGCCTGACAACGCCGAAGCATTGTTCCAAGCGGTCTTTGCTCAGTCTTGATGTCATTATATACTTGAAGCCGACCTTTTCTGAAAGGTACTTTAGAAGGTGCTTTGTATAATGTATAGACACCCTCAGCCCCTCAGAAGTACTCTTACTAAGAAAGCCGAGCCCTttggcgtgagcctcccattcatCAAGAAACCGAAGCGCTTCATCAAGGGTGGCCTCTTTCCTATTGCCCGGTCTGAAATGCCAAAAACAAAATCATGCAGCATTTTGAGAGAAAAACCCCACACCAAAATTACCTCATGGCTTCTGCAGGGAACCTCGATGTCATAGCTTCAATAAGCCTCGCCATCAGATCAACAAAAGCTCTTGTTGGCTCTGCATTTGGATAAATCCTTTCTATATCCTCCTTGTAAAAGGAAAGGGCATGTTCGGCTTCTCTACTAAAAATATGGAAAGCCAAGTCTACTCGCATCTTGTCAAAGCCATTTGGATAAATGTGACTGCGAGTAAGCTTTGGTGCAACCTTCAGTGTCATACTTTTATTGTCTAGCTTCCACATGGTGGAAACATGCTCCCAGTGGGCCTGTAATATAAGTAATGAAGTATAAAATCGCATTTTACTTGCGATAAAAAAGCAAATCAAACAAggcatatatataaaaaaatagacCAGCATGTAGCAACCTTACTCGGCCAAGATGTGTGTTGAGTCCTTGCTTAAGCAATGTGTTTCGCACACATTTATCAAGGTGCGGCAAATCTGAAATAAAGTGTAGGAACCTGTCTTCATCACAGGGGTGCGTTACTTTGCACTTTACATTCTTCCCATTGCCGTACACACCAAGATTGTGCCACATAGAGCGATTCCATGTTGCGCCGTCTGTGCAGACATAGTGAACTAGAAGACCAGCTTGTTCACAAAGCACCGTTGCCTCTAACACAATTTTTGAAAGCATCTGAGACTTGACGTTTCCACTTGAAGCAAATACACCTATAGAGAAATGAAGCACATCATATAAGCACGTGATTATAGTTTGAAATCAATAAACATATTTTGTACAAACATTCTTACCTATTATTTGGGTCCAGCTGCCTACTAAAGGCTGAAACATAATGACAAGCCCATGGTCAGCTTTCGTATATTTGTCCCTGTGGTCACTGAATTGACCTAGGTCAACAAAGCCTTCTATATGAGTTGAGGTTGTCATGTCCAAGTGAGCAGAAAGTTTCATCTCATCTATGAGCAAGCCCCCATGGCGCCTAATTCCATCAAGctcttctgttttttttacaCACCCAAGAAGCTTGGTGCTAAAGCCATATGATGCTTTGAAGCCCTGTAAATAGAAAAAGCAGTTACTTTTTGTTCATGTAAAAAAAGGCACATTTAAATACCTTCATGTATCTTTGCAGACAGACTCGGCTAGGCAGCACCAAGATTTTATGAGACCTCAGGTGCTCATACAGTCGTGGACTTTTCATCCTTAGGAGGATACATTCCAGCAGCCATTCCTTGTTGTAACGGTACCCATGGTTGGATTTCCTTCTTGATACTTCAAAACATGCACGCACAGCGGGTTGCTGTTTTTTGGGAAGCTCTTTAAGCTGGAAAACATATACAGAGTTACAAAAGTAAATGCTtttcaaataaagaaaaagagtaTTCAGGGTAACCTTTTCCTCAAAAAAGGTTGCTTTGATTgccatgtttttttcttgcatcttTTTGAGGGCATCTTGCAGAGAGTTCAACTTATTATTCCTCCGTTGCAGGGTACGCATGGCATACTTTAGTCGTTTTGCAGCAACATTTGAAAGCTGGAGTCGAGCCTTCTTTTTGCAGCGTAGCAAGCGAGCTTTCATACTGCTTCTGCTCTTTTTGCATGACAAGCAGCGGTTAGGTAACTGTGCAGATGtacctgaaatgaaaaaaaaaagacatttaaaATGTATCAGTCTGGTCGTCAATGTTAAGACATTACTGTACACAAATTTCTATAAGCTGTATGCAGTCCTTCAAGTCCAGAACAACATACGTTGTGGTACTGATCCGTTACATGCTGATGAGAACAGGCAATGTCCGGATAATCTTCCAatgttgttcatatttagcttctCGAACTCCTTGGTATGGCCAATTCCACTGCACACGGTGAGGCTGTTTGCGTACGACAATTCACCTTCTGCTTGTTCTTTACACCGCACATCGCATTCCTTATGAAATTGCCCAGCCAAGAAGATTCTGCACTTGACATGTTCTTCTCCAATGCAGAACACTACCATTTTGGTAAACACAACAGGCGGTGTTTCGCCCTTTGCAAATTCTGCAGTCTGGTAGCAGGCAATGTTGTTCTGCTTAAGCTTCTGCAGTGACCACAGTTCCGAAGGtcgtttcagattgaaaatgAATAGTTCCTCGGCGAACGGTTCGGACATTCCACCCCGCTGTGTATCTGCACCCTCCACGTCTGCCGGGGGGCATTCCTCCGTCGTGTCAAGGCAAGCGCCGCTTCTTTTTGAAGGTATAGGAGCTTGTGAggcatttcttctttttctttctttcggcaGCATTCTGCTAATGTATTTCGGTAGGTTAGGAAATACAGTAGGTACTGCGTCTTCTGAGAGGGCAGGAATGGAGCGTGGTATCAAGACCTCAGCTCCATTAATAATGTGCTTGAAGTCACGAACGATAAACCTAGAGGCAACAGAAAGAACAGACCATGGTGATCAGTTTGAGCTAGCGTGAAAGAGCAGGATGGGCATGCTGCGAGAATGTCGTGCAATGCGTTATGTACCGTCACACAGCACGCCGATAACATGTGTCACACTTCTGTTTATTCTAGACGCTTTCCACATTCCAATAAGTCTCACCCACAAGCCCAGCTAAAAATGTTGGCTACGTACCGTGAGTCGAAGTGTCTTTCTCAAACTGCAGAATTCTCCTCCAACGCCTTGTCGGCCCGTGGGATCGCTCGAGACCACTTGGCCAACATTTGTTGGCAGGCAGGGGCACGGAACAAAGAGACTTTCTCTGACGTTTTCCTGTATCCCGTGTCACACCCAGGCACAAAGCACCAACGCTCGGTCTTCTTGCTGGCGGAGGCATCTCGCATGAGAAAACGCTGCGCTGACAACTGCTACGATGTGCGCAAGACCGACGCAGCTGAGAGGTTGAGCCAGGCTGACCAGGCgaagcttaccgcgccgctagtagcagcgccacatttcccctggcggcatcggtgcgcagaggggtcacgcgcgcccgagggaaagcgccgcggtcttcacacctccccagtctagccaccctagttaaggtaactacggttccccgtaactatagttagccgcgctcacacggcagacgaaactgcagttacgccacctaaccacagttacccaaacGAAGCTTGCCGACCTCCGTTTGCTACCTTTACCGACAAGATGGTGGCGCGCATGGCAGTAGCAACATCGAGcgactcgtcctcccagagttgtgtcatctggcCTGATTCAACAACCGCCGCCCTGATACGCATATTGGAGGACCCGCTACCTGTGCTGCGCTGTAACACGCGCCACGCTCGGATATATGCTGCAAGagtagcggaactgaacgccgggctaccgccgggagaaggcccatacaccagcaaacaagtgaagctgaaaatgaaaaacctcaacaagaaataccggtaagtgcgacctttaccgaacgatggTCGTGCCATCGGGTTCTTGGTGCTGTTTTCACAGTGCAGCTGTACTGCTTACATCAACCTCGCATGAGCGACAGaagcatgtgttgtcgctggagcaacgcgtcgagtgtcttcg carries:
- the LOC144111874 gene encoding uncharacterized protein LOC144111874; this encodes MKLSAHLDMTTSTHIEGFVDLGQFSDHRDKYTKADHGLVIMFQPLVGSWTQIIGVFASSGNVKSQMLSKIVLEATVLCEQAGLLVHYVCTDGATWNRSMWHNLGVYGNGKNVKCKVTHPCDEDRFLHFISDLPHLDKCVRNTLLKQGLNTHLGRAHWEHVSTMWKLDNKSMTLKVAPKLTRSHIYPNGFDKMCLSFYSLARSPKDGNVSPDVLESLLSVEEVLAEKESLAEDSVKALPIDAMEVAADHHSYAERHSDARLIYYISGYVARKRVLTTHCEACRAACLCDKDNIAKKLPAEPESL